AAAAAATAACCATGATTAAAGATAGCGATGGGCAAAAGGACGGTCACAATCGTGACTGAGCCGTCTCATAAACTTTCTGCTTATCCCGCTTACCGACGGCGATAACCGTAACGAAAACAATCTCTTCATCAACACGATAAACCAGACGGTAGCCAACGCTTCTGAGCTTAATCCTGTAACAGTCGGTCATGCCAGAAAGTGCGGCAGAGGGTACTCGCGGATTTTCGAGACGCTCTGCTAGTTTCTTCTTCAGCGGTTCCCTGATACTGCCATCAAGTTTGTGCCACTCTTCCAGCGCCAGTTCGTGAAAACGTAGCTTATAGCTCATCGAGACTCACCTCGACAAAAGGACCATCGGCACGCTCACGGACAAGTTTGGCGTCCTCCAGTTCTTCAAGGTAAGTTATCAGCCTTTCATAGTGAGCCGCTGGTAACAAATAGGCTTCAGGTCGGTTATGATTAAGCACCGCCACCGGGCAATCATCGGCTTGCTTGAGGATCTCCGCGAAGTTCCGTTTCAGTTCAGTGACGCTCACAGTCATGCTGCTAAGGATTATGTCCATGATATTTTCTCCCATTAAAATTGACATGCTATTTGATATCTAATTTAGCACTTTTATCTTATCGGCGCAAGGATACCATGACAGGAATTTTTGAGTCAGAGTGGCCAAGTCTGCTGTTACCTTTTGCTATATTTCTTGTCTGTTTTATCCAGTTGCTTCTGTATTGATCGGGCTGTTTTCTTCCGGACTTTGATCCGCCTGCTACACTTAAGTTCGCATAAAAGCCAAAAGAAGATTTGACCCCTTTGCCCTGAGTCTATGGCAAAGTGAAATTCCTCACCCCGAGGCTCATCCTCATCACTGGCCGAAATCACAGGAACGCTGGCCGCTTTCATGTCGGGTCACCTGGCCGCTTTCATCGGAATACGCACCAAGGACTGGGACTGGTTGTATCGGGATTATTTGTTGGCCATGTTCTCACAAAAAAGGCATCTGGCAATCAAGGCCTATAAAGAGTTTGAGGCTGGACAGGAACCAGAAGAAATTAAGGAATTTTATACGAAAAAAAATGTTCCCTCAATTTTGGGCTGCGCGGATTTCAAAGAGTGGATCAAAGAAAAGTTCCATTATTTACGATCCAACACGGAGATCCCAGAGTCGCGGTCCCTTTCCTTGAATAGTGACACCATCAAAGAACTGGTGAGAAAGGACTTTGGCCTCGAAAAAGAAACTCTTATGCATTCAAAACGGGGGACGGAAAATCTTCCGAGGGATGTGGCCATTTACTTACAGAGGAAGTACTGCAGGCAAACTCTTGTTGAACTGGGCAAAGACTTCAACTTAGCGAATTACAGCAGCGTTAGCAGTGCTTTTGAGCGGGTAAAATTGAGACTGTCCAAGGATCGTCGACTGAGGGAGCAGGTCGCTAGAATTGAAAGAGGCCTCAGCAAAAGCCAAGAGAATACTTGAACCCTTTTTTTCCTCTCATTTTTTTCTGTAACCAAACAACACTGATATTCCTCCCCCAGAATTTCTCAAAAAGTTTAATAAATATTTATTGTTTTTATTGATATAAAAAAAGTTCCTGTCATAATTAGTAAAACGTTGTTGACACGGCATATCGTTTGCCGGCTTTAATCTATTGGTTTTGTTAACTTAAAAAAATCACTTCATTAAATTTTATGGCACATAGTTTCATGAATAAACCTCAAACCCAGGAGTACTCAATGTTCAAAAAGTCAATCTTCTCCTTTGCAGTCCTTGCAATCCCTATGGCATTTCCTGTCGTGAGTCTAGCCTCCCACCACGATTTAATTCATGAGGAGGACACATCCAATGACGTTGCCAGCACAGAAAGAACCGCTATTTCGGTTCAAAGGGTAACAGCCGGAGCGGCAGGCCAACTAATCAACATGCGGTTCAATCCGCTGTTTAACCTGAAAGATTTTCCATCTCCCGGTTCCAGCTCCGCTGCAATACTTCCACAAGGTTTTATCAGCCTGGCCGCCGGAGAGCAAACCATGGGTGTTTCGACCTGGGCCAACCTAGGCTACAATAAAATCGAAGATGACTTTGTACTGACTGCTTATGATGGATCCTCAACCACAGGCGCGATCGGAGCAGATTACCAGCTAAACTCAAAGCTTACAGCAGGTATTTCACTGAACTTTTCTGACACGGATATTGACACCGTTTTCAACAGTGGTAACAGCCAGACTGATGGATTTACATTTATGCCCTATGCCAATTTTAAGGTGAACGACTGGCTGAGTGTTGATGTGTCGGCTGGACATGCCTGGAATGAAACAAAAAACCGTCGCATTGAATTCGGTTCTCTCGTTACCGGCAGCCAGGATTCTGATGGGTGGATCGTGGCGGGGAACCTCAACGCGCAAAAATGGTTCAATCAAATGTTTGCCTCTGCAAGGGCAGGCTTGATGTATAATCAGGATGAACGTTCAAGCTTTACCGAAAGTAACGGTACCGTCAATCTTGGGCAAACTAACGAGTTGGTACAGGCAAATATCGGCGGGTCCATCGGATATTGGGCCGCACCATTTATGCCGTCACTATCACTTACCTACACCAATGATCTTGACCGCGAGGATCAATTTATTCTCGGCGGCGGAGCACAACCGGCTAATGATAATGATGGGCTGACTGTCGGTCTGGGATGCTCCTTTTATGGATCAGAAAAAATACAGGGACTGTCCATGACGCTTTCCCTAACATCTGAACTTTTGCGAGAAGATTTGACAAACAACGGAATCTCTTTCAACATGCGTTATGGGTTTTGATGTCGATTTAAGACATGTGACCACAATGGCCTGCCTGGTATTTGCCGCGTGTACTCAAGGTCCAAGATTGCCTCCATGGGATAGTGATTTTATCCGGCTGGAGGAGA
The genomic region above belongs to Desulfobulbaceae bacterium and contains:
- a CDS encoding type II toxin-antitoxin system RelE/ParE family toxin → MSYKLRFHELALEEWHKLDGSIREPLKKKLAERLENPRVPSAALSGMTDCYRIKLRSVGYRLVYRVDEEIVFVTVIAVGKRDKQKVYETAQSRL
- a CDS encoding type II toxin-antitoxin system Phd/YefM family antitoxin, which codes for MDIILSSMTVSVTELKRNFAEILKQADDCPVAVLNHNRPEAYLLPAAHYERLITYLEELEDAKLVRERADGPFVEVSLDEL
- a CDS encoding autotransporter outer membrane beta-barrel domain-containing protein, yielding MAHSFMNKPQTQEYSMFKKSIFSFAVLAIPMAFPVVSLASHHDLIHEEDTSNDVASTERTAISVQRVTAGAAGQLINMRFNPLFNLKDFPSPGSSSAAILPQGFISLAAGEQTMGVSTWANLGYNKIEDDFVLTAYDGSSTTGAIGADYQLNSKLTAGISLNFSDTDIDTVFNSGNSQTDGFTFMPYANFKVNDWLSVDVSAGHAWNETKNRRIEFGSLVTGSQDSDGWIVAGNLNAQKWFNQMFASARAGLMYNQDERSSFTESNGTVNLGQTNELVQANIGGSIGYWAAPFMPSLSLTYTNDLDREDQFILGGGAQPANDNDGLTVGLGCSFYGSEKIQGLSMTLSLTSELLREDLTNNGISFNMRYGF